A single window of Leeuwenhoekiella sp. MAR_2009_132 DNA harbors:
- a CDS encoding nicotinate phosphoribosyltransferase codes for MFQYTATYTDLYQLSMAQVYFNKKQNDQAVFDYYFRRLPFKGGYAIFAGLEELLTIIEELRFSEEDIAYLKTLDFEPTFLAYLKNFRFSGTINSMPEGELVFGTAPILQVEANLIEAQIIETILLNTLNFQTLIATKASRIRQVAGDKTLLDFGLRRAQGPGGYYASRAAVIGGFDGSSNVITGRDFGIKISGTMAHAFVQSYDDELTAFRDFAENRPKNCVLLVDTYDTLKSGVPNAITVAKEMEARGEQLLAIRLDSGDLAYLSKKTRKMLDDVGLSYVKIAASNQLDEYVIQSLQNQKAPIDIYGVGTNLVIGKPDGALDGVYKLAFANGKPRIKISESIAKVTLPFKKQVYRIKNEEDILIGADAIAIADESHVNRMNHPVEPFKSLDIATLKQEAMLKPVMQNGKRLHKIQSVQEIAAFSKTQLAGLPEEYKRFDNPHIYKVGISDRLKQERDNLIEEHKI; via the coding sequence ATGTTTCAATACACAGCAACCTACACAGACCTCTATCAATTGAGTATGGCGCAGGTTTATTTTAATAAAAAGCAAAATGACCAGGCCGTGTTCGATTATTACTTTAGAAGGCTTCCGTTTAAAGGAGGTTATGCAATTTTTGCAGGATTAGAAGAACTACTCACGATTATTGAAGAGTTACGTTTTTCTGAAGAGGATATTGCTTATCTCAAAACTTTAGATTTTGAACCCACATTTTTAGCATATTTAAAGAATTTCCGCTTTAGCGGAACCATCAATTCAATGCCGGAAGGAGAACTGGTGTTTGGTACGGCTCCTATTTTACAGGTTGAAGCAAATCTTATTGAAGCGCAGATTATTGAAACTATATTATTAAACACACTTAACTTTCAAACCTTAATAGCTACTAAAGCAAGTCGTATTCGCCAGGTTGCGGGAGATAAAACCTTGCTTGATTTTGGGTTGCGCCGGGCACAAGGTCCCGGAGGATATTACGCATCTCGTGCGGCAGTTATAGGTGGTTTTGACGGGAGTAGTAACGTAATTACCGGGAGAGATTTTGGGATCAAAATAAGTGGAACTATGGCACACGCTTTTGTGCAAAGCTATGATGATGAACTTACGGCATTTAGAGATTTTGCAGAAAACAGACCTAAAAATTGTGTTTTGCTGGTAGATACTTACGACACGTTAAAGAGCGGTGTTCCTAATGCCATTACGGTAGCAAAAGAAATGGAAGCTCGCGGTGAGCAACTGCTCGCAATTAGACTAGACAGCGGGGATCTCGCCTATCTTTCTAAGAAAACCCGTAAAATGCTGGACGATGTAGGATTGTCTTATGTAAAAATCGCAGCTTCAAATCAACTTGATGAATACGTAATACAAAGTTTACAAAATCAAAAAGCACCTATAGATATTTATGGAGTAGGAACTAATCTGGTAATAGGTAAACCAGACGGGGCACTAGATGGTGTTTACAAACTGGCATTTGCTAATGGAAAACCACGCATTAAAATTTCTGAAAGTATAGCCAAGGTTACGCTCCCCTTTAAAAAGCAGGTGTATAGAATAAAGAATGAAGAAGATATTTTAATAGGTGCAGACGCAATAGCAATAGCTGACGAATCGCACGTAAACCGAATGAATCATCCTGTTGAGCCGTTTAAAAGTCTTGACATTGCCACGCTTAAGCAAGAGGCGATGCTTAAGCCTGTTATGCAAAACGGCAAACGCCTACACAAAATACAAAGCGTGCAGGAAATTGCAGCATTTAGCAAAACACAACTCGCAGGCTTGCCCGAAGAATATAAGCGTTTTGACAATCCGCATATTTACAAGGTGGGAATTAGCGATCGCTTAAAACAAGAACGCGATAATCTTATTGAAGAACATAAAATATAA